In Acidobacteriota bacterium, one DNA window encodes the following:
- a CDS encoding copper oxidase, translating into MSRKHRLLRFVLGSLAALALLAIPDPANAQEGIDAAPGAAACSRTVTAKVVALDQVFFWNRLGAVEPQGMIFALAGDVVAARSSQPLGAGNARLRDGKRPRPIVLRMNVGDCLQVTLFNYLNPTPVDQEQVVTRVVSLRAHGLQLRNSIADDGSFVGKNASSLVAVGGNRTFTFYAEREGGYMLYSMGSTTGGEGDGGQLNAGLFGAVNVQPAGAEWYRSQVTANDLKLATKATTTDGHPIINYNACYPYGQDCALTPDAKPILKMLRGTEIVHTDLTAIISGPKAGRFPTGTYPAVQVEPDRDQPFREFTIIYHDEVGAVQAFPQFEDPPKPAPENPLKFTLHSVRDAFAINYGTGGIGAEILANRLGVGPMANCTECRYEEFFLTSWAVGDPAMVVDIPANVPCTIEDIRKGNLNCGPKLGFKATKAFYPDDPSNVYHTYIGDHTKFRVMHGGSKEHHIHHLHAHQWVHTPDDPNSAYLDSQALGPGSAFTTEITYNGSGNRNKVVGDSIFHCHFYPHFAMGMWSLWRSHDVFESGTVLDAEGRPAFGSRALPDAEILAGTPIPALVPLPTRPMAPLPEAQASIVNGQVKITGTGNPGFPFFIPAVAGHRPPTPPLDVVDDGGLPRHIITGGTFTEVHNRLDFSKNLITANAVARKEEGEPVEKAAMAYHGQRSHATFTPEGLEAKFITNGLPRKTPANPSGAQQGAPYADPCINDEGQAVGVERFYKAAGIQLDVRLNKAGWHFPQQRILALWGDVADLRGTAGGFAKPPEPFFFRANTNDCITFHHTNLLPAVYELDDFQVRTPTDIIGQHIHLVKFDVTSSDGSGNGWNYEDGTLAPDEVIERIKAINATGGLIIPPIGDGPTIQLILDPKEHPFFHVKGAQTTIQRWYADNTLNNNKVDRTLRTVFTHDHFGPSTHQQVGLYAGLVIEPEGSTWRDPDTGVILGGQGVTPPRLLDGGPTSWRVDVWTKDTAFSYREFMLEFADFQHAYLPGTGGGVDNPHPDPAGAINPPAKEEAPLPINIQKLAICHGGDPAPCPEAISAAEPGTFVVNYRNEPIPLRIRDPHTNKQVVGEQGDLSHVFRSIKRVDEDLNQHNAYPPFYQVDKDVDAFDPFTRLLRAYEHDRVQIRILVGAHEEGHNFTVHGIKWLFEPGTPEDPLSVNNSGYRNSQMMGISEHFEFIVPNMPNKMTEKSADYLYRPGAAVDGGWNGLWGIMRVFKGAKGDLQVLPNNVNARAPILSNQGDFDGVCLKAQAPRQLNVTAVLAKNILPQKTLVYNPRLTVLKDPNHPLVSHKGPLHDPTAIMYVRSEDLDPLTGKLKAGVPIEPLILRANVGDCIDLTLTNKLPATAPDLAGWNTMPMLIEKFNANQVLPSTNVGLHPQLLFYDVTNSDGFNVGFNPVQTAAPGFSVKYRWYAGELKIDKTTSFGSLVPIEFGGTNLISSDPIKHSNKGAFGSLIILPKGKIPLGAKNNWVEDTNSRARANVYDLLGNVAFRDFVLMHQTDVNLRFGEGSTLGDGTAVPSVAEKDDVEDTAQKAFNYRTEPLWFRLGFMPDIPFTGGEAGPGGFSTRDIDFSNAVSNSVIPACLSIKPMDCKDPVTPIFTATAGQQARIHVLNAGGHGRNNVFVLHGHVWREEPYLGGSKTIGANPLSEWSGAQFGVGATFHFDAVLRNGAGGRFKVPGDYLYRTFQSFQFHNGLWGIFRVFSPLLVTDPALLDPAPVQ; encoded by the coding sequence ATGAGTAGAAAACATCGCTTATTGCGATTCGTGCTGGGTAGCCTTGCCGCCCTGGCACTTCTTGCCATTCCTGATCCTGCCAACGCACAAGAGGGAATTGATGCGGCGCCAGGCGCAGCTGCTTGCAGCCGCACGGTCACGGCGAAAGTCGTTGCATTGGATCAGGTGTTCTTTTGGAATCGTCTCGGAGCGGTGGAGCCGCAAGGGATGATTTTCGCACTGGCTGGGGACGTCGTTGCCGCCAGATCGAGTCAGCCTCTGGGCGCTGGAAACGCCAGGCTCCGAGACGGCAAGCGTCCGCGACCGATAGTGCTTCGAATGAATGTGGGCGATTGCTTGCAAGTCACCCTCTTCAACTATTTGAACCCTACTCCGGTTGATCAGGAACAAGTAGTCACTCGCGTCGTGTCTCTGCGGGCGCACGGACTCCAACTCAGGAACAGCATCGCAGATGACGGTTCGTTTGTCGGCAAAAACGCCAGCAGCCTCGTTGCAGTTGGGGGCAACCGGACCTTTACGTTCTATGCGGAGCGTGAAGGCGGCTACATGCTCTACAGCATGGGCTCGACGACCGGCGGCGAGGGAGATGGCGGGCAGCTCAACGCCGGACTCTTTGGCGCGGTCAACGTTCAGCCCGCCGGAGCAGAATGGTATCGCAGCCAGGTGACTGCCAATGACCTGAAGCTTGCCACAAAGGCCACAACCACTGATGGCCACCCGATCATTAACTACAATGCCTGCTATCCCTACGGGCAGGATTGTGCTCTCACTCCTGATGCCAAGCCCATTTTGAAGATGCTCAGGGGCACTGAGATCGTGCACACTGATTTGACGGCGATCATCTCGGGTCCGAAGGCCGGAAGGTTCCCGACGGGAACTTATCCGGCTGTTCAGGTCGAACCTGATCGCGATCAGCCGTTCCGCGAATTCACCATCATCTACCACGACGAAGTCGGGGCGGTTCAGGCGTTCCCTCAATTCGAGGATCCTCCGAAGCCCGCTCCTGAAAACCCGCTCAAGTTCACCCTCCACAGTGTCAGAGATGCGTTTGCCATCAATTATGGCACTGGAGGAATTGGAGCTGAGATTCTTGCGAACCGCCTCGGGGTAGGTCCGATGGCAAATTGCACCGAGTGCAGGTATGAAGAGTTCTTCCTTACGTCCTGGGCGGTGGGCGATCCGGCGATGGTAGTGGATATTCCGGCCAACGTTCCCTGCACGATCGAAGACATAAGGAAAGGCAATTTGAACTGCGGCCCGAAGCTCGGATTCAAAGCAACAAAGGCCTTTTATCCTGATGACCCGTCAAACGTCTATCACACGTACATTGGAGATCACACCAAGTTCCGTGTTATGCACGGCGGGTCGAAGGAGCATCACATCCATCACCTGCACGCTCACCAGTGGGTTCACACGCCCGACGATCCTAACTCAGCATACTTAGACAGTCAGGCGCTTGGACCGGGCAGCGCGTTCACAACGGAGATAACCTACAACGGCAGCGGCAATCGCAATAAGGTCGTCGGCGATTCGATTTTCCATTGCCACTTCTATCCGCACTTCGCAATGGGGATGTGGTCGCTTTGGCGCAGCCACGATGTATTCGAATCGGGGACGGTTCTCGATGCGGAGGGACGTCCTGCATTCGGGTCGCGCGCATTGCCGGATGCTGAAATACTGGCGGGCACGCCGATCCCGGCGCTTGTGCCGCTTCCGACCAGACCGATGGCACCGCTGCCTGAAGCGCAGGCATCCATCGTCAACGGTCAGGTTAAGATCACGGGAACGGGCAATCCCGGATTCCCATTCTTCATTCCTGCCGTGGCCGGCCATCGTCCTCCGACTCCACCGCTTGACGTAGTGGATGACGGCGGACTGCCGCGTCACATCATTACAGGTGGGACGTTCACCGAAGTCCACAACCGGCTGGACTTCAGCAAGAACCTTATTACCGCCAATGCCGTGGCTCGCAAAGAAGAAGGGGAGCCTGTTGAAAAGGCTGCGATGGCGTATCACGGCCAGCGGTCACACGCGACGTTCACACCCGAAGGCCTGGAGGCCAAGTTCATCACCAACGGCTTGCCCAGGAAAACTCCGGCTAATCCTTCAGGCGCGCAGCAAGGAGCTCCCTATGCAGATCCCTGCATCAATGACGAGGGACAGGCTGTCGGAGTCGAGCGCTTCTACAAGGCGGCCGGTATTCAGTTGGACGTGAGACTGAACAAGGCCGGCTGGCATTTCCCGCAGCAACGCATTCTGGCGCTGTGGGGTGATGTTGCCGACCTCAGAGGAACAGCCGGAGGGTTCGCGAAACCGCCGGAGCCGTTCTTCTTCCGTGCCAATACCAACGACTGCATAACCTTCCACCACACTAACCTGTTGCCTGCCGTGTATGAACTGGACGACTTTCAGGTTAGAACTCCAACCGACATCATCGGGCAGCACATTCACCTGGTGAAGTTCGACGTCACCTCGTCGGACGGTTCTGGAAATGGATGGAACTACGAAGACGGGACCCTTGCTCCCGATGAGGTGATCGAGCGCATAAAGGCGATCAACGCTACGGGCGGATTGATAATTCCTCCCATAGGTGACGGGCCGACAATCCAGCTAATACTCGATCCCAAGGAGCATCCCTTTTTCCACGTCAAGGGCGCTCAGACAACCATTCAGCGCTGGTACGCGGACAATACGCTCAACAACAACAAAGTCGATCGTACGCTGCGCACTGTCTTCACACACGACCACTTCGGTCCATCAACTCACCAGCAGGTCGGCTTGTATGCCGGTCTGGTGATCGAGCCTGAAGGCTCAACGTGGCGCGATCCTGACACCGGCGTGATTCTCGGCGGTCAGGGCGTGACGCCGCCTCGACTCCTCGATGGAGGCCCGACCAGTTGGCGCGTCGACGTTTGGACCAAGGACACGGCCTTCAGCTACCGCGAGTTCATGCTTGAATTCGCAGACTTCCAACATGCATACCTGCCCGGCACTGGCGGCGGTGTTGATAACCCGCATCCGGATCCGGCAGGGGCGATCAATCCACCCGCCAAGGAAGAGGCCCCTCTGCCGATTAATATCCAGAAGCTGGCTATCTGCCATGGCGGCGATCCGGCACCCTGCCCGGAAGCCATCTCGGCTGCTGAGCCTGGCACGTTCGTGGTCAACTATCGCAACGAGCCGATCCCGCTCCGGATTCGCGATCCCCACACGAACAAGCAGGTGGTGGGTGAACAGGGAGACCTTTCGCACGTTTTCCGGTCCATCAAAAGAGTTGATGAGGATCTGAATCAGCACAATGCGTATCCGCCGTTCTACCAGGTGGACAAAGACGTAGACGCATTCGACCCTTTCACGCGGCTATTGAGAGCGTATGAGCACGACAGGGTTCAAATCCGCATTCTCGTAGGCGCGCACGAAGAAGGTCACAACTTCACCGTGCACGGAATCAAGTGGCTGTTTGAGCCGGGCACGCCCGAGGATCCGCTGTCGGTCAATAACTCCGGGTACCGGAATTCTCAGATGATGGGAATATCGGAGCACTTCGAGTTCATAGTTCCCAACATGCCGAATAAGATGACTGAAAAATCAGCCGACTACCTCTACAGACCGGGCGCGGCGGTGGACGGTGGGTGGAATGGACTGTGGGGAATCATGCGCGTGTTCAAAGGAGCAAAGGGCGACCTGCAAGTGCTGCCCAACAACGTCAATGCTCGCGCACCAATCCTCAGCAACCAGGGCGACTTCGACGGGGTGTGCTTGAAGGCGCAGGCACCGAGGCAGTTAAACGTCACGGCTGTGCTGGCCAAGAACATCCTGCCGCAGAAGACTCTGGTCTACAATCCTCGCCTAACCGTTTTGAAAGACCCGAACCACCCGCTCGTCTCTCACAAGGGACCGCTGCACGATCCAACGGCGATCATGTATGTGAGAAGCGAGGACCTCGATCCGCTAACGGGCAAGTTGAAGGCGGGCGTTCCAATTGAGCCTTTGATTCTCAGGGCCAACGTGGGCGACTGCATCGATTTAACGCTCACAAACAAACTGCCCGCGACGGCGCCGGATCTGGCCGGCTGGAATACGATGCCGATGCTGATTGAGAAGTTCAACGCCAATCAGGTGCTGCCGTCGACTAATGTTGGATTGCATCCGCAGTTGTTGTTCTACGATGTGACCAACAGTGACGGCTTCAACGTCGGCTTCAATCCGGTTCAAACCGCGGCGCCGGGATTCAGCGTCAAGTACCGGTGGTACGCCGGCGAGCTCAAGATCGACAAGACGACCTCGTTTGGCAGTCTCGTTCCGATTGAGTTTGGCGGGACCAATCTGATCTCGTCAGACCCGATCAAGCACAGCAACAAGGGAGCATTCGGTTCCCTGATAATCCTGCCGAAGGGCAAGATCCCCCTCGGCGCGAAGAATAACTGGGTGGAAGACACCAATTCCAGGGCGCGTGCCAATGTGTACGATCTGCTTGGCAATGTCGCTTTCCGCGACTTCGTGCTGATGCACCAAACCGATGTCAACCTGAGGTTCGGTGAAGGCTCGACTCTCGGAGACGGCACTGCTGTGCCCAGTGTGGCCGAGAAGGACGATGTGGAGGACACAGCACAGAAAGCGTTCAACTATCGAACTGAGCCGCTCTGGTTCCGACTTGGCTTTATGCCCGACATACCATTCACCGGGGGAGAAGCTGGGCCGGGTGGATTCTCAACCCGCGACATCGACTTCAGCAATGCGGTGTCGAATTCGGTGATTCCTGCGTGCCTTTCAATCAAGCCAATGGATTGCAAAGATCCGGTAACGCCGATCTTCACTGCCACGGCAGGACAACAAGCACGAATCCACGTGCTGAATGCAGGCGGACACGGACGCAACAACGTGTTCGTACTTCACGGTCATGTGTGGCGCGAGGAACCGTACCTCGGCGGCTCGAAGACAATCGGCGCCAACCCGCTATCTGAGTGGTCAGGCGCTCAGTTCGGAGTCGGCGCGACATTCCACTTCGATGCCGTTTTGAGAAATGGAGCGGGCGGAAGGTTCAAGGTGCCGGGTGATTACCTGTACCGCACTTTCCAATCGTTCCAATTCCACAATGGTCTCTGGGGAATCTTCAGAGTCTTCTCACCATTGCTGGTAACCGATCCGGCTCTACTTGATCCGGCGCCGGTCCAATAG